The proteins below come from a single Mycobacterium parmense genomic window:
- the greA gene encoding transcription elongation factor GreA: MTDTQVTWLTQESHDRLKAELDQLIANRPVIAAEINDRREEGDLRENGGYHAAREEQGQQEARIRQLQDLLNNAKVGEAPKQSGVALPGSVVKVYYDGDKSDTETFLIATRQEGVNDGKLEVYSPNSPLGGALIDAKVGETRSYVVPNGSTVEVTLISAEPYHA; the protein is encoded by the coding sequence ATGACGGATACTCAGGTGACCTGGCTGACCCAGGAGTCACATGACCGACTCAAGGCCGAGCTCGACCAGCTGATCGCGAATCGTCCGGTCATCGCCGCGGAGATCAACGACCGGCGCGAGGAGGGCGACCTGCGCGAGAACGGCGGCTACCACGCCGCCCGCGAGGAGCAGGGTCAGCAGGAGGCGCGCATCCGCCAGCTGCAGGACCTGCTGAACAACGCGAAGGTCGGCGAGGCGCCCAAGCAGTCCGGAGTGGCGCTGCCCGGTTCGGTGGTCAAGGTCTACTACGACGGCGACAAGTCCGACACCGAGACGTTCCTGATCGCCACCCGCCAGGAAGGCGTCAACGACGGCAAGCTCGAGGTCTACTCGCCCAACTCGCCGCTGGGCGGGGCGCTGATCGACGCCAAGGTGGGCGAGACCCGCAGCTATGTCGTGCCCAACGGCAGCACCGTCGAGGTCACGCTGATCAGCGCGGAGCCCTACCACGCGTAG